The Candidatus Cloacimonadota bacterium DNA segment CGATCTGGATGATCCTGCCGGATTTCCAGATTGCGATTTTATTCGTGTGGAAATACGATTTAAGGATGAAGGTGATTGGAGCGAATGGAATTATATCAGCAATCCAACCGGTGGTTCAGGTACAAATTATGTTTTTACGGGAGATGCTTTGGATTGGCAACCGTTCTCGCAATCTTTCCCGGGATACAATGACATTTCAATACTTGCAGGGAATACAGTTCAATTCCGTATTGGGCTTCATACAAATGCAGATTCCACTTCCACTTTCGGTTTACGGATAGATAATTTTGAAGTTCAAGTTCAGCCTTACCTCAATCCAGCCCGTCATTTAAATGCTGAATATGACCAAATTAATTCCAAAACATTTTTGCAATGGAAAATGCCCTTTTTGGGAATTCCTGAAGAATTGGTTTATTGTGTTGTAGATTCTGCAAACAGCTTTGTGAATGATGCACAACCCTATGCTATCAAAGTTACTAATGATTCCAGTTATGCAGTTCCTCTGAAAAGCGTAAATTTTATGCTCTACAGCTCTGCAAGTCCGGCAATTATTACCGGAACAGTGGATGTAACAATTTGGGATGATGCAAACGGTCTTCCCGGAAACGTGCTTTATTCAGTAAACGGAGTGCAAGATATTCCCCATTATTCCTACATGAATGTAGATGTTCTGGGGGGTGAAATTGTTATCCCGTCAGGTGAAAGTGTGTTTGTGGGAATCAGCAATTTCAACACTTCGAATCAGGGAATTTTGGCAGATAATGAAGCGGATCAAGGGCATAGTTTCTGTTTTGCTGCCGGACAATGGATGTCTATTTTCGATGCATATACCGATCTGAAAAATATCTGCATTACTGCTACGGTCTTGGTTAATGACCCTTCAGGTGCCACAGATCCGATTGGCTACAACGTGTATCGTTCTCAAGCGGATGAAGAATCTTATGAAATTATTACCTCAGTTACTGATACTATTTTTATTGATGAAAATCTTGAGCTTGGTTATCCATATTTCTACTCAATTTCTGCTTTGTATGAAAACGGGGAAAGTGATTTTTCCAATATCGAATGGATTTTTGCAGAGATTCCAACTGCGAGAGAATACATCTATGATAATGGCACAGCATATTCGAGTTTTAGCTCGGGAAATCCTTTAAATTGTCTCGCTGTAAAAATATCTCCGCAAAATGATCCTGTCCGCTTGATCAGGCTGAAATGTTTTCTTAAGACAAATGAAAGCCAGCTCGTGTTTCAGGTTTGGGATGATAATGGAATCAATAATTTCCCGGGAGATGAGCTTCTTGAAGAACCGATTATGATTGAATCTTACAATTTGCGCGCAAATGCTTGGAATGTTATCACTTTACCTGTTTCGGATAATATTATTCTCGAGCAGGAAGAAGATTTTTATGTAGGTTGGGTAGAAGTTTTGGGAAATAGCAAAATTGGAATGGATAGTGGTAATCCTGTAGCAAACCGAAGTTATCAATATATTGACGGGGAATGGTTCGGACCTTCTCAAGGAGTTCAGCAGAATATTATGATGAGAGCAATCGTGGACACAATGCCGAGAATTGAAGCGGATTTTGAATGTGATCAAATTTGGGGTACGGCTCCATTTGAAACTTCTTTTTTCGATAGATCGCGATTGGTAAACTCACCGATAGTTTCCTGGGATTGGAATTTTGGTGATGGTTATAGTGCAAATGTGCAGAATCCAAACCACATTTACGAGCAACCCGGGACGTATTCAGTTTCACTTCAAATTGTTACCGAAAATGATTCTATAGGCTTGATCATAAAAGAAAA contains these protein-coding regions:
- a CDS encoding PKD domain-containing protein; this translates as MKKVISTIELIISILTLFIFTGSIYATQSIEQVQNISHSRLKNSPQQIPSRDSDDYFEDFESGASGWSFLDDTAGEPFWHTDTYNAYGGAGKSWWMGNPEVGINGGYLNDWYQVLDTPEIQLPGSGEMILSFQQFRGIEPPGIYNSFDGWDGFNVRIRKVGENYREATVLTNPTPVYNCSSLYSFGFIHGECPTGIPGIPGWGGSAEWYYSQFIIPDSFQGEDVIISFSFASDGAECTVGDDSNPAHPSWTGIFVDDINVADVYFNNGDDATGFNAFTPTGGQLWHIYEADNLPSPYHAMGCFNEETGSYNPFMEDYLISPEIEILPDAEVWWDMSLQSDLDDPAGFPDCDFIRVEIRFKDEGDWSEWNYISNPTGGSGTNYVFTGDALDWQPFSQSFPGYNDISILAGNTVQFRIGLHTNADSTSTFGLRIDNFEVQVQPYLNPARHLNAEYDQINSKTFLQWKMPFLGIPEELVYCVVDSANSFVNDAQPYAIKVTNDSSYAVPLKSVNFMLYSSASPAIITGTVDVTIWDDANGLPGNVLYSVNGVQDIPHYSYMNVDVLGGEIVIPSGESVFVGISNFNTSNQGILADNEADQGHSFCFAAGQWMSIFDAYTDLKNICITATVLVNDPSGATDPIGYNVYRSQADEESYEIITSVTDTIFIDENLELGYPYFYSISALYENGESDFSNIEWIFAEIPTAREYIYDNGTAYSSFSSGNPLNCLAVKISPQNDPVRLIRLKCFLKTNESQLVFQVWDDNGINNFPGDELLEEPIMIESYNLRANAWNVITLPVSDNIILEQEEDFYVGWVEVLGNSKIGMDSGNPVANRSYQYIDGEWFGPSQGVQQNIMMRAIVDTMPRIEADFECDQIWGTAPFETSFFDRSRLVNSPIVSWDWNFGDGYSANVQNPNHIYEQPGTYSVSLQIVTENDSIGLIIKENFIHAYSSVWAGDTNCDGIVDTLDVIPIGIYFRETGPARDNISFSWTGNDYPGIWSDQEAAFADCNGDGEVNLADVLAIGLNWQNTHSGYNCEWTLPNNFDQFENNFMEIYNSLGNGETDVRIKNYIARLFDFPQIPSQSQNILANSYPNPFNPAFTDLKINFSVKDNSIPASVNIYNIKGQIVKKYSIKNPELNANSVSWNGKDRNNISVSSGIYFYTLETNGKIVSTKKIILMK